ACCGCAAAACCACGCCCCGATTCACCGGCACGTGCTGCCTCAATTGCCGCATTCAAGGCAAGTAAGTTGGTTTGTTCGGCAATACTCTTTATCACGTCCAATACACCGACGATGGTATTGCTGGCCTCTTTTAATTCATTCGCTTTATTGGCATTGGCTTCCAGTTCTGTCACCAAACTTTTTACAAGTGCAAGGTTACGCTGCACATCCTGCTTGCGCTCGCGCACCACGTGCAGAGACTCGCTGCAATCGCTAGCAGTAACATCCGTGCTGCGTACAATATCGTCAATGGATTCCCTGAGTTCTACCACATGCTCCAGAGATTTCGCGGTGATATTTTGCTGCTTTACGGTTGCGTCTCTAGCTTGTTGACCAATTCTATCGAAGCGCTCCAACCAGTTGCTCACCTCATCGATATTTACAGAAACTTCGGAGAGCGTAGACGCGACCGCACTCAATAAACCATTGTAGTTCTGTGCCAATGAACCAATTTCATGGCTGCTCGAGACCGGCGCTTTGGCAGTAAGATCGAAGCCTGAACCGGTACACATGCTGGCGATGGCATGGGAAACCCGGGCGATAGGAATCACTAATATCTGGCGAATAGCCAGCACGATGCACACGCTTAATAAGACAAGCGTAACTATGCTGTTTACAACAGCGCTTAGCACATTGCCTGACAAGGTAGCATTTAGTAAATCTTGCGAATAGCCGACTTTGATTGTACCAATTAATTTTTCGTCGGCACCGTAATGCACAGGTAAATCCACTTCGGTATGCTGACTTCGATCGGTTTTAACAGCAACCATTTCCCGTTTTTTTTGGTCGACCACGCGAATATTAGAAATAAGCTCATTGGCAAGATAAGAATTAACAATATTATTGAGCACGGTTAAATCATAAGAAAACACCGGGTCTTTCATAATTACTAATAATTGCTCATTAATGGTTTTAATTGTGCTTTCAAAGCGCTTCATTTCTTTACTTTTTAAGCGGTAGTATGACACTGTAGAAATAAGCATGAAAATTACGGCAGTTGTAGCTAATACAGCAACCAGCAAACGAACAGTAATCGACTTCATAATAATATCTACACCCAACAATGGTTAATTTTTAAAGTAACGTCTAGCGAGCCTATTACTCTCCCAATTCGGGATCAAACCACAGCTCTTTCCGTTCCAAAGGTGTCTGCGGAGTGAGAAACGGGTTTTCCAAGCGAATAATTTCACGTTGCGAAAGATTCGCCTGGGCGAGTGCCTGCTGCACGTCGCTGTCTTCCTGAAACATTCTCGTAAAACTGCCGTCGGCAATCATCTTTTCAATTTGTTCGGTGAGATGCGCGGCCAGCTCCACATTGGATTTATTAACAAAGAAGTAAAACGGCACCGTGTACCAGAGCATAATATGCTCATCGACAACAAGATTAAGAGCTCGATGAGTAGAAATTTCCGACCAGGGTTCATGCATGCCGCGGGGAAAATAATCGAAGCGATCGGCCTCC
The DNA window shown above is from Alteromonadaceae bacterium 2753L.S.0a.02 and carries:
- a CDS encoding methyl-accepting chemotaxis protein, producing MKSITVRLLVAVLATTAVIFMLISTVSYYRLKSKEMKRFESTIKTINEQLLVIMKDPVFSYDLTVLNNIVNSYLANELISNIRVVDQKKREMVAVKTDRSQHTEVDLPVHYGADEKLIGTIKVGYSQDLLNATLSGNVLSAVVNSIVTLVLLSVCIVLAIRQILVIPIARVSHAIASMCTGSGFDLTAKAPVSSSHEIGSLAQNYNGLLSAVASTLSEVSVNIDEVSNWLERFDRIGQQARDATVKQQNITAKSLEHVVELRESIDDIVRSTDVTASDCSESLHVVRERKQDVQRNLALVKSLVTELEANANKANELKEASNTIVGVLDVIKSIAEQTNLLALNAAIEAARAGESGRGFAVVADEVRTLAKRTQESTTEIEQIIDQLQRKAEEAYESTRNGQKLADKAIAITEASAESYEYISTKIESVNNKVNAVVTEANRQYQLSGEVNTHMGAAMECSQKMSEEVVKMNHDSQMVMAAEKRLHAGLSKFKF